One window from the genome of Cucumis melo cultivar AY chromosome 10, USDA_Cmelo_AY_1.0, whole genome shotgun sequence encodes:
- the LOC103499364 gene encoding structural maintenance of chromosomes protein 4 isoform X2, which yields MVKLAEKERDGLEGVKNEAEAYMLKELSHLKWREKASKLAHEDTTKRITELQDEVSTLEANKKTEREKIRETSKELKELEAVHEKNMKRKEELDNDLRRSKEKFKDFERLDVKYREDLKHIKQKIKKLDDKLEKDSTKIDGLRKECEESKSLIPKLEESISQFQKLLSDEEKILDEIQESSKVETERYRSELAIVRVELEPWEKQLTEHKGKLNIACTESKLLSQKHEGGRATLDDARKQMVNILKNIEEKSINIEQVKTELQKRKLESLKAQEEEQECMKEQESLIPVEHAARQKVAELKSVMDSEKSQGSVIKAILKAKETNEIEGIYGRMGDLGAIDAKYDVAISTACPGLDYIVVETSGAAQACVELLRRENLGVATFMILEKQVDHLSKLKAKVSTPEGVPRLFDLIKVQDDRMKLAFFAALGNTVVAKDLEQATRIAYGGNRDFRRVVTLDGALLEKSGTMSGGGRMPRGGKMGTSIRSASVSKEAFIKAEKDLSDMVDALNKIRIRIADAVQLYQVSEKAVEQLEMLLAKCQQDIDSLTSQHSYLEKQLSSLEAASKPKDDELKRLEELRNFISEEEKEISRLVLGSKKLTEKALELQSQIENAGGERLKAQKSKVTKIQSDISKTRTDINRYKVQIESDQATMKKLTKAIEDSKKEKERLEEEKNNLQGKFKDIEVKAFAVQENYKETEKLIHLQEEVCDTSKANYNKVKKTMDELKGSEVDTEYKLQDLKKLYKELELKEKGYRTKLDDLQTALAKHMEQINKDLVDPKKLQATLAEDIVECCDLKRALEMVMLLDAQLKEMNPNLDSITEYRRKVEVYDERVEDLNTVTQQRDAMKKQYDELKKKRLDEFMSGFNTISLKLKEMYQMITLGGDAELELVDSLDPFSEGVVFSVRPPKKSWKNIANLSGGEKTLSSLALVFALHHYKPTPLYVMDEIDAALDFKNVSIVGHYVKDRTKDAQFIIISLRNNMFELADRLVGIYKTNNCTKSITINPRSFSVCEKIA from the exons ATGGTTAAGTTAGCTGAGAAGGAAAGAGATGGCTTGGAG GGGGTGAAGAACGAAGCAGAAGCATACATGTTGAAAGAATTATCACATTTAAAGTGGCGAGAGAAAGCCTCTAAACTAGCTCACGAGGATACTACAAAGAGAATAACTGAACTCCAAGATGAAGTGTCCACCCTAGAGGCAAATAAGAAAACTGAGAG GGAAAAGATTCGTGAAACTAGCAAGGAGTTGAAGGAGCTTGAAGCTGTGCatgaaaaaaatatgaaaagaaaagag GAACTTGATAATGACTTGCGAAGATCCAAGGAGAAATTTAAGGACTTTGAACgtctggatgttaaataccgTGAAGATTTGAAGCACATAAAGCAAAAGATTAAGAAACTTGATGATAAGCTTGAAAAG GATTCCACAAAAATTGATGGCTTAAGAAAGGAGTGTGAAGAATCAAAAAGCTTGATTCCAAAGCTTGAGGAGAGTATTTCACAATTCCAAAAACTTCTCTCAGACGAGGAAAAAATCTTGGATGAGATTCAAGAGAGTTCAAAag TTGAAACTGAGAGGTACCGCTCAGAGCTTGCGATTGTTCGTGTTGAATTAGAACCTTGGGAAAAGCAACTGACTGAGCACAAAGGGAAACTTAACATCGCATGTACTGAGAGCAAACTATTGAGTCAGAAG CATGAAGGTGGTCGTGCAACTCTTGATGATGCTCGCAAGCAGATGGTTAACATACTGAAAAACATAGAAGAAAAGTCTATAAACATTGAACAGGTTAAAACTGAGCTTCAAAAGAGAAAATTGGAAAGCTTGAAAGCTCAAGAAGAAGAACAA GAGTGTATGAAGGAACAAGAATCACTTATTCCTGTAGAACATGCTGCTAGACAGAAGGTTGCAGAACTTAAATCTGTTATGGATTCAGAGAAAAGTCAGGGATCGGTCATTAAAGCAATTTTGAAGGCAAAGGAAACCAACGAGATTGAGGGCATATATGGGCGAATGGGTGATTTAGGTGCTATTGACG CAAAGTACGATGTTGCAATATCAACGGCTTGTCCTGGACTTGATTACATTGTAGTGGAAACATCTGGTGCTGCGCAGGCTTGTGTAGAATTACTGCGAAGAGAAAATCTTGGTGTTGCAACTTTCATGATATTG GAGAAGCAGgttgatcatttatcaaagttGAAGGCAAAAGTTAGCACTCCTGAGGGGGTTCCTCGGCTTTTTGATTTAATCAAGGTACAAGATGATAGGATGAAGCTTGCCTTCTTTGCTGCATTGGGGAATACAGTTGTTGCTAAGGATCTTGAGCAG GCAACACGAATTGCATATGGTGGTAATAGAGATTTTCGACGTGTTGTAACTCTTGATGGTGCCCTGTTGGAAAAATCTGGAACCATGAGTGGTGGAGGACGTATGCCTCGTGGTGGTAAGATGGGTACATCAATTCGATCTGCCAGTGTGTCGAAAGAAGCATTTATAAAAGCTGAGAAAGATCTCTCAGATATGGTTGATGCACTGAACAAAATCCGTATAAGAATTGCTGATGCTGTGCAACTTTACCAAGTTTCAGAGAAAGCAGTTGAACAATTAGAGATGTTATTAGCAAAATGTCAACAAGAT ATCGATAGTTTGACTTCACAACACAGCTATCTTGAAAAACAATTAAGTTCCCTTGAGGCTGCATCAAAACCAAAAGATGATGAGCTCAAGCGACTGGAGGAGCTGAGGAATTTTATATCGGAAGAGGAGAAGGAGATCAGTAGACTTGTGCTAGGATCGAAAAAGCTAACAGAGAAG GCATTAGAACTTCAGAGTCAGATAGAAAATGCTGGTGGTGAAAGATTAAAAGCTCAAAAGTCCAAAGTGACTAAGATTCAATCT GATATTAGTAAGACCAGAACAGATATCAATCGCTATAAAGTTCAAATAGAATCAGACCAAGCAACAATGAAGAAGTTGACAAAGGCTATTGAAGATTCAAAAAAGGAGAAGGAACGGCTTGAGGAGGAGAAAAATAATTTGCAAGGAAAATTCAAAGATATTGAAGTTAAAGCATTTGCAGTTCAAGAAAATTATAAAGAGACCGAAAAG CTAATTCATCTGCAAGAAGAAGTCTGTGACACATCCAAAGCCAACTATAACAAAGTCAAGAAGACTATGGATGAACTCAAAGGATCAGAG GTTGACACTGAGTACAAACTACAAGATTTGAAGAAGTTGTACAAAGAATTAGAGTTGAAAGAGAAGGGTTACAGGACAAAGCTTGATGATTTGCAGACTGCTTTAGCAAAGCATATGGAGCA AATTAATAAAGATCTTGTTGACCCCAAGAAGCTTCAGGCAACTCTTGCAGAAGACATTGTTGAGTGTTGTGACCTGAAAAGGGCTCTCGAAATGGTAATGCTGCTGGATGCACAACTAAAAGAAATGAATCCAAACCTTGATTCAATCACTGA ATATCGAAGGAAAGTGGAGGTGTATGATGAAAGAGTTGAGGATCTCAATACAGTCACTCAGCAGCGTGATGCCATGAAGAAGCAATATGAtgaattgaagaaaaaaag GTTGGACGAGTTTATGTCTGGATTTAATACTATATCTTTGAAGTTGAAGGAAATGTACCAG ATGATCACACTTGGAGGTGATGCAGAACTTGAGCTGGTGGACTCTTTGGACCCTTTCTCTGAAGGTGTTGTTTTTAGTGTCAGGCCACCGAAAAAGAGCTGGAAAAATATCGCTAACTTGTCTGGTGGTGAAAAG ACTCTAAGCTCTTTAGCTCTTGTTTTTGCACTTCATCACTACAAGCCGACTCCGCTTTATGTGATGGACGAAATTGATGCTGCTTTAG ATTTCAAAAACGTATCGATTGTTGGGCATTATGTGAAGGACAGAACCAAGGATGCTCAGTTCATCATTATAAG CTTGAGGAACAATATGTTTGAATTAGCGGACAGACTAGTGGGGATCTATAAAACCAATAACTGCACAAAGAGCATAACCATCAATCCAAGGAGCTTTTCAGTATGTGAGAAAATTGCTTGA